AGGAACTGCAGATCACGTCGGCTCGCCCCAGTAAAAAGTGATTGGCTTTCCCACAGACAATATTCTGTTCCAACAGCACGATGGGCAGCCTTAAGCGGGAAGCTTCCAGAATGACAGGCACACTCGCCATACCTCCCAGCCCAATCACCAGCGCAGGCTTAGTCTCCCTTAAAAAGGATCGCCCCTTCCAATAAGCCCGGGAATGATTCACGATAAAGCGAAATGGGTTCCGGAACATCGCTTTCAATGGATAGGTGGGCAGGTCGATATGCTGGTATCCGGACCGAGCAATGATCTGTTGCTCGATAGACCGGTTGGTCCCCACAAAACTGATTTGACAGCCCCCACGCGAAACCAGTTCCGCTGCGACCGCCATGCCGGGAAGTAAATGGCCACCAGTGCCACCACCTGCAAAAACAATCGATTTGCCGTTGAGAATCGAATGGGACATAATGTAACGGAATTACCTGCCGAGAGTGAATGGATCAAACGGATACGCGTCCTCACAGCATAGAAACATCCCTCCTCAAATCCCAGCTAAGATTTCTCTTCTGATTCGAGATCTTCTTCATCCTCGCACTCTTCATCCTCGCACTCTTCATCTTCGCACTCTTCATCTTCGCACTCTTCATCCTCGCACTCTTCATCTTCGCACTCTTCATCTTCGCACTCTTCATCTTCGCACTCTTCATCCTCGCACTCTTCATCCTCGCACTCTTCATCCTCGCACTCTTCATCCTCGCACTCTTCATCCTCGCACTCTTCCGGAGAATCCACCTCCAACGGTGTCTTCTCCTCAGCCAGAGCGACCACTTCATTCAAGAGTGGCTCATCATTCTGATCGAGCTCCGGATCAATCACGAGATCCTCATCTGCCGCTGACCGTGTCAGGCTGATAATCATTCCCAGCGACAGCAGGCTGACCATCAGGTTCGTACCGCCATAACTGATTAAGGGATGCGAAATCCCTTTGGGAGGCACCATGGCGGTCACCACGGCCACATTAAGAATGGCCTGAAACACCAGCTGCAGCAGTAATGTCAGACTGACCACATAGGCATAGGAATTCTGTTTCTGCGATCGAATAATGTTCAATCCTGCCAGAAACAGACCCACCCATAACCCGACAATCGCGAGAGTGCCAATTAACCCCAGTTCTTCACCGGCGACGGAAAACACAAAATCAGTATTCGCTTCCGGGAGAAAGCTTAATTTTTGCGCCCCTTTTCCCAGTCCGGATCCGGAAATACCGCCTGTCCCCAAAGCCATCAGAGACTGTTTCAACTGATAGGGGGCAGATTCCCAGTTGGTCCAGGTATCGAGGAATCCGCTGATCCGTTTCAATTGATAAGGACGTAAAGCGACCAGCATCACCACCGCAGGCAAGGCACACAACAGACCGATGACAAAGTTTCGAATCGGCCATCCCCCCAGAAAGAGAGCAATCATGACGCCCCCTGCCAGAAACAGGGTTGTGCCCAGATCGGGTTGTTTAATCACCAGGGGGATAATAATCGCCAGCGGAATCAGTAACGGTACGGTTCCTCTGAACCAGTGTTTGACAGAAGAGCGACGCTGCACCATCAACCGCACCGTCAGCAGCGGGAGCGCAATTTTTGCCAGCTCCGAAGGCTGCAGGGAAACTGAACCAAACCGCAACCAGCGCTGCGCACCATTCACCCGTGTTCCGATGCCCGGAATCAACACCAGAATCAGCAACACAACAGTACCCCAGAAAAGCAGGGGAGCACGGTCATACCAGAACCGGGCCGGGAGATACGAAGCGCTCGATGCCACACAAGCCGCGATCGCCAGAAAAATCAAGTGTTTCGATAAATAAACCTGCTCGAATTCGGTCGGCCAGGATGTGATGCTGGCGCTATGTACCATCAACACTCCGATCCCGAGCAGCGCACAGGCCATCGAAATGAACAGACTGCGATCGTGCTCCGGCTGAGAATCGATTGGCAATGATGACTTCATCGATAAACCCGCATTGATAATGAAGAATACATATCTATGAAATCGACTTCAAAAAGGATCCGCCCTGAACGGTAAGCCCTATGCGAAATCACGATTTAGAAACAATCAGCGCGGATACGAACCAGCTGACAAAACCGCGCTAACAGGCCTTTTCCCAGCTCTGCTATTTCCACTGATCAACAGAAACGGCACGAACGGAATTCCAGCCGCAACCATTCAACTCAAGTAGCAATCTTCAGACTGGAGATCGCTATGATGGCCAGTAAGGCGGAGCAGATCCAGAAGCGGACCACAATCTTCATCTCATGCTGGCCTTTGAACAGAAAATGATTATGCAGCGGACTGCAGGCCAGCACGCGCACTCCGGTCCGGCGGTACCAGAACACCTGAATGATCACGCTTAAAGTTTCCACAACGAACACGCCACCGGCAATGACCAGTAAAGCTTCCTGACGGATCACCAGCGAGGAAAACCCCAGCAGCGCGCCCAGAGGCAACGAGCCCGTATCCCCCATGAAAACCTGGGCGGGATAACAGTTAAACCATAAGAAGCCCAGTACAGCGCCCACAGTCGCTCCCAGCAGAATACTCAACTCACCCGCCCCCGGGATGAAGGGCACCTGCAGATATTCCGCCATCACTTTGTGTCCTGCCAGATAGGTCAATCCGGCGAAGGCAGATCCGGCAAACACCATACAACCACTGGCCAGACCATCCAGACCATCTGTCAGGTTCACCGCATTCGAACTGCCCGTCATCACAAACATCGACCAGGGAATAAAGAACAGTCCCAGGGAACAGACCATGCGGGTCACAGGCATGATCAAATCCAGCCCGGCAGGCACGCTGTGATGATTGAAGTACAAAGCGGTCCCGATCACAGTCGAAAAAATCAGTTGAACGACGAGTTTCTGACGAGGCTTTAATCCGTTCCGGGTGGTGCTGAGTTTGATCCAGTCATCGTAGGCACCCAGCAGCGCAAAACCGGCAGCCGTCAACAAGCCCAACTGGACATAGCGATTCGAGAGATCAGCCCAGAGCAGACCTGAGATCAGAATGGCACCCACAATGAAGATGCCTCCCATTGTGGGAGTCGCATTCTTGGAGGCATGAATTTCATTCAGCTTTTCGGAATCACTGTCGACCCGTTCGCGAAAGCGTTTCTCCAGCCAGCGGATTGCCAGCGGTCCCAGCAAAATCGCGATCAGGAAGGAGGACAGACTGGCCAATGCCATCCGCGCCGTCAGAAACACGCGGGAGTCACCCGTCGAAAGTACTTCGAGTTGCTCCAGGAGAGGAGAAAATGTCTTCACCAGCCAGATGATCATGCAGTAATTTACTCGCAACTAGAGCGCATCACATTTAACTATAGCGTCTCTCGATCTATTATACTCGGTCCAAATAGACCTGGAGACGCTACAGTAAAACTGGACACAGTCTAACAATCTGAACCAGATCAGTTTTCCTGTTTCGCCTCAAAAGTTCAGAGACCGTGAGACCATTTCAGTCTCGTTCTAACGCTACAAAATAGAAGGTCCGGACGCCGAGACCCCAATCCCGACGTCCGGAAATGATTTCACCATAATACAGCAGAGGAGTGATCGACCCAAGTAATCACAATTTCCGACGCTGATTTGTCCGCCGAAGCGGACGCGCTCTGGATTCCCGCAAACCCGAAGCATATGGTGAAATCACAAGTTTAGACACATGATATTTTCGTCGCTCCTGTTGTTTCCCTGTCTGAAACAATCTGCTGAAGATGCAACATCAAACGCTCCATCCGCATCCCGCGAGATCCTTTCACTAACACAACGTCTCCCGGCTCAAGGTGATCTGTCACATCCTGTGCCAGCAGTTCCACATCAGCAGCAGTGGTAATTTGATTTTCAGACATCCCGGCAGACCTGGCTCCCTGCGCCACCGACTCTGCCTGTCCGCCACAGACAAACAGAAGATCAACGCCTGATTCGGAAACCAGCGTCCCCATCTCCCGGTGATAATGTTCTGTTTCCGGCCCCAACTCCAGCATATCTCCCATGACCATGATGCGTTTACCTGTACCGGCATAGTCGCGCAACACCTGGCACGCCGCTCGCATGGAGTCAGGACTGGCATTATAGGTATCATCAATCACCGTCCAGTCGCCTATCTGTGTTCGATGACAGCGTCCCGGGACAGTAGAATAGTTCCGCAGACTCTCAGACACATCGCTTTCAGAGATTCCCCATTCCCGGGCCACAGCAATCGCTGCCAATGCAGCATTGATGAAATGTCGCCCCACGACCGGCAACAGATACTGCTGACAATTCACCCGAAACGAAAGTCCCTGCTGGTCCTGCTCAATCGAGACAGCCTGTAAATCATTATTTTCTGCCAGCCCCACCCGCACTGTTCTGGCAATGGTTCGGGAAGCCAGATAGTCGGCAAACGAGTCATCGCCACAGACGACAGCCAGGCCCGCTGCGGGCAACTGCTCGAACAAGGCCCCTTTAGTTTCAGCCGTCTGTTGCAGTGTTCCAAAATGCGCCAGATGGGAGTGACCGATGCCGGTAATCACACCCATTTGAGGTTTTACAACCTCAGCCAGTTCTCGAATTTCTCCCACATGCGATGCGGCCAGCTCCAGAACCGCAAACTGATGAGACGTTTCGATCCCGGCGATACTTAATGGCACGCCGAACTCATTATTGAAGTTTGCAGGGCTTTGAACCCCTGACAGACTGGATGACAATGCGGTATAAATCATCGACCGTGTTGTTGTTTTTCCGACACTGCCTGTGACACCAATTACCTGCGCCGCCTGCTGCTCCCGGTACCAGCGGGCGAACTGCAGCAACGCGTGATTAACATCTTCGACCTCAAGCAGTACCTGTGAACCGGGATCTGTCACTTCCCCTCGTTTCACAACACAGGCTGCTGCCCCTCGCGCCAGAGCCTGGTTGACAAACAGATGCCCATCCAGCCGCTGCCCCTGAATGGCAAAGAACAGATCATTCACTTGCGTAGTGCGCGAATCAATCGAAATCCCGGCAACGTCAGCCAGTTCGTGAAGCGGGCGTGTTGCCCCCCTCTGAATCACCTGGCTAATTTTGTTGATTGAGATACGATCCATTAGTCTTTTGCATTTTCTAAAACAGGGAAAAAATAACTGCTGACAATTCTGTTATGCGGGCACCTTCTGTGAGTTTTCGATGCGTTGATTTCTATTTCGGAAGAAATTTTCTACCACCAGCCGATCACTGAAGGGAATGACCTGATCGCCGATAATCTGTTCGCTTTCATGACCTTTGCCGGCGATGAGCACCAGATCACCAGCACGGGCCTCTGCCAGGGCATAATGAATGGCTTCCCGTCGATCAATAATCTGCTCAGGGGAAATACCTCTGATCCGGCACCCCTCGGCAATCGCTCTGATAATCTGCGCTGGATCTTCACTGCGGGGATTATCACTGGTAATGATGACGCGATCAGCTTCACATCCAGCCAGCCCCAGGAGACTGCGTTTTGCTGTATCACGATCTCCGCCGGCACCAAACACACAAAATACACGTTGAGAACAGAGTCGCTTAGCGGAACGTATGACATGGCTCAAGGCATCATCTGTATGAGCATAATCAATGAGCACTGTGAAAGACTGCCCACAGGCCACTCTTTCCATTCTACCAGGCACCGTCGCAAGCTGTTCGATTCCCACTGCAATTTCAGATAAAGAGACTCCCAGGCTGAGACAGGCAGCGGCAGCCGCCAGACAATTGGAAATATTATGCGTTCCGATCAGCGAAGTTCTCACCGGGACAGTCTCCCCGTTGTGCTGAACCTCAAACTCCGCACCCTCCGTTGATTCCTGTAGATTTCGGGCTACCACATCAGCCTCTTCCTCCAAGGCATACGTCAACAGCGTCTGAGAGGTTTTCACTTCGCCTGCAATAGAACGACAGGTAGGATCATCCCAGTTCAGGATCACTGTGCCTTCCTGTTTCACGTGCTGAATCAATCGAGCTTTGCAGGCAGCATAATTTTCAAAGTTCTGATGGTAGTCAAAATGATCCTGCGTCACGTTCGTGACCACACCCACGGACAGATCTGTTCCAGCCAGACGACTCTGGTCGAGCGCGTGACTGGAAACTTCCATCACCGCATGTGTGGCTTTTCTGCAAACCATTTCAGCCAGCAATTGAGAAAGCTCATTCGCATCCGGCGTGGTAAGTGATGCAGGCCGAGAGGAAATGCTGTCGTGATATTCGACCGTACCGGAAAGTCCCGTTCTCCTGCCGGAGTTCTGCAGGATCGATCGAATCAGCCAACTGACAGTGG
The sequence above is a segment of the Gimesia algae genome. Coding sequences within it:
- a CDS encoding UDP-N-acetylmuramoyl-tripeptide--D-alanyl-D-alanine ligase, coding for MDRISINKISQVIQRGATRPLHELADVAGISIDSRTTQVNDLFFAIQGQRLDGHLFVNQALARGAAACVVKRGEVTDPGSQVLLEVEDVNHALLQFARWYREQQAAQVIGVTGSVGKTTTRSMIYTALSSSLSGVQSPANFNNEFGVPLSIAGIETSHQFAVLELAASHVGEIRELAEVVKPQMGVITGIGHSHLAHFGTLQQTAETKGALFEQLPAAGLAVVCGDDSFADYLASRTIARTVRVGLAENNDLQAVSIEQDQQGLSFRVNCQQYLLPVVGRHFINAALAAIAVAREWGISESDVSESLRNYSTVPGRCHRTQIGDWTVIDDTYNASPDSMRAACQVLRDYAGTGKRIMVMGDMLELGPETEHYHREMGTLVSESGVDLLFVCGGQAESVAQGARSAGMSENQITTAADVELLAQDVTDHLEPGDVVLVKGSRGMRMERLMLHLQQIVSDRETTGATKISCV
- a CDS encoding FtsW/RodA/SpoVE family cell cycle protein, producing the protein MKSSLPIDSQPEHDRSLFISMACALLGIGVLMVHSASITSWPTEFEQVYLSKHLIFLAIAACVASSASYLPARFWYDRAPLLFWGTVVLLILVLIPGIGTRVNGAQRWLRFGSVSLQPSELAKIALPLLTVRLMVQRRSSVKHWFRGTVPLLIPLAIIIPLVIKQPDLGTTLFLAGGVMIALFLGGWPIRNFVIGLLCALPAVVMLVALRPYQLKRISGFLDTWTNWESAPYQLKQSLMALGTGGISGSGLGKGAQKLSFLPEANTDFVFSVAGEELGLIGTLAIVGLWVGLFLAGLNIIRSQKQNSYAYVVSLTLLLQLVFQAILNVAVVTAMVPPKGISHPLISYGGTNLMVSLLSLGMIISLTRSAADEDLVIDPELDQNDEPLLNEVVALAEEKTPLEVDSPEECEDEECEDEECEDEECEDEECEDEECEDEECEDEECEDEECEDEECEDEECEDEECEDEECEDEEDLESEEKS
- a CDS encoding UDP-N-acetylmuramoyl-L-alanyl-D-glutamate--2,6-diaminopimelate ligase — encoded protein: MVFPGMHGSYLTSMSSSSISLSPGTIAISLRSLIPSASFVDCADVCVTSVHSDSRCCQSGDLFAVVSGTKECAEGYIPEAIQKGAKAILTERPLTGLRVPQCIVPDVRKVYALLCSELAGRPTRHLETVGVTGTNGKTTVSWLIRSILQNSGRRTGLSGTVEYHDSISSRPASLTTPDANELSQLLAEMVCRKATHAVMEVSSHALDQSRLAGTDLSVGVVTNVTQDHFDYHQNFENYAACKARLIQHVKQEGTVILNWDDPTCRSIAGEVKTSQTLLTYALEEEADVVARNLQESTEGAEFEVQHNGETVPVRTSLIGTHNISNCLAAAAACLSLGVSLSEIAVGIEQLATVPGRMERVACGQSFTVLIDYAHTDDALSHVIRSAKRLCSQRVFCVFGAGGDRDTAKRSLLGLAGCEADRVIITSDNPRSEDPAQIIRAIAEGCRIRGISPEQIIDRREAIHYALAEARAGDLVLIAGKGHESEQIIGDQVIPFSDRLVVENFFRNRNQRIENSQKVPA
- the mraY gene encoding phospho-N-acetylmuramoyl-pentapeptide-transferase — its product is MIIWLVKTFSPLLEQLEVLSTGDSRVFLTARMALASLSSFLIAILLGPLAIRWLEKRFRERVDSDSEKLNEIHASKNATPTMGGIFIVGAILISGLLWADLSNRYVQLGLLTAAGFALLGAYDDWIKLSTTRNGLKPRQKLVVQLIFSTVIGTALYFNHHSVPAGLDLIMPVTRMVCSLGLFFIPWSMFVMTGSSNAVNLTDGLDGLASGCMVFAGSAFAGLTYLAGHKVMAEYLQVPFIPGAGELSILLGATVGAVLGFLWFNCYPAQVFMGDTGSLPLGALLGFSSLVIRQEALLVIAGGVFVVETLSVIIQVFWYRRTGVRVLACSPLHNHFLFKGQHEMKIVVRFWICSALLAIIAISSLKIAT